From Phycisphaerae bacterium, the proteins below share one genomic window:
- the rny gene encoding ribonuclease Y has protein sequence MLYALSIILGAALGAGIFFVVQYISGRNLREMARQEAEGILDQAKQEARQLREKGEIDAKAEYVKRSEQFEKEAAESRNELREAERRLAKREDNMERKSDALTTKERALDTTSKRLAEREKAIAVKEHQLSDSLAQQRAELLKIASMTVDEARELLLSRLEREVEKESSELISKRFEAAKETANVKAREIIVTAIQRYAAEHTSDSTVSTVDIPSDEMKGRVIGREGRNIRAFEKATGVDVIVDDTPGVVVISSFDPVRREVARRALEKLIQDGRIHPGRIEEIVGETAHEVDEEVTEIGKKAALEANVLNLHPKIYELLGRLNFRTSYGQNVLRHSIEVAYLCQMMADELGLDGTVARRCGLLHDIGKAVDHEVEGGHPYIGAELAKRYNEKSEVLNAISAHHGDGEATTIYTPLVAAADAISASRPGARRESLERYVKRLEQLEGLATSFNGVRQAFAIQAGREIRVIVDASEVDDQNTLKMAREMARKIEDEMEYPGEIKVTLLREVRATEYAR, from the coding sequence AGCCCTCGGCGCGGGAATCTTCTTTGTGGTCCAGTACATTTCGGGGCGGAACCTCCGCGAGATGGCCCGTCAGGAAGCCGAAGGGATTCTGGACCAGGCAAAGCAGGAAGCCCGCCAACTGCGCGAAAAAGGAGAAATCGACGCCAAAGCGGAGTACGTCAAGCGAAGCGAGCAGTTTGAGAAGGAAGCGGCGGAGAGCCGGAACGAGTTGCGGGAAGCCGAACGGCGGCTGGCCAAGCGGGAAGACAATATGGAGCGCAAGTCGGATGCCCTGACCACCAAGGAGCGGGCGCTGGACACGACCAGCAAGCGGCTGGCCGAGCGCGAGAAGGCGATCGCGGTCAAGGAGCATCAGCTCAGCGACTCGCTGGCCCAACAGCGGGCCGAACTGCTGAAGATCGCGAGTATGACCGTGGACGAGGCCCGCGAACTGCTGCTCTCGCGGCTTGAGCGCGAAGTCGAGAAGGAGTCGTCGGAACTGATCAGCAAGCGGTTCGAGGCGGCCAAGGAAACGGCCAACGTGAAGGCTCGTGAGATCATCGTTACCGCGATCCAGCGTTACGCCGCTGAGCACACCAGCGACTCGACGGTCTCGACGGTGGATATTCCCAGTGATGAAATGAAAGGCCGAGTGATCGGCCGCGAAGGCCGGAATATCCGGGCGTTCGAGAAGGCGACGGGAGTGGACGTGATCGTCGATGATACTCCCGGAGTGGTGGTTATCAGTTCGTTCGACCCGGTCCGCCGCGAGGTGGCCCGTCGGGCGCTGGAAAAGCTGATCCAGGACGGCCGGATCCACCCCGGTCGGATCGAGGAGATTGTGGGCGAGACGGCCCACGAGGTGGACGAAGAGGTCACCGAGATCGGCAAGAAGGCGGCTCTGGAAGCCAACGTGCTGAACCTGCATCCGAAGATCTACGAACTGCTGGGCCGGCTGAACTTCCGTACCAGCTACGGCCAGAACGTCTTGCGCCACAGCATCGAGGTGGCCTACCTGTGCCAGATGATGGCCGACGAACTGGGCCTGGACGGGACGGTGGCCCGCCGGTGCGGTCTGCTGCACGATATCGGCAAGGCGGTCGATCACGAGGTCGAGGGCGGCCACCCCTACATCGGGGCCGAGCTGGCCAAGCGCTACAATGAGAAGTCCGAGGTGCTCAACGCGATTTCAGCCCACCACGGCGACGGCGAAGCGACCACGATCTACACGCCGCTGGTGGCGGCGGCCGACGCGATCAGCGCGTCGCGGCCCGGGGCCCGGCGGGAGTCGCTGGAGCGCTACGTCAAGCGTCTCGAGCAGCTTGAAGGTCTGGCGACGTCGTTCAACGGGGTCCGCCAGGCGTTCGCGATCCAGGCCGGCCGCGAGATCCGCGTGATCGTCGACGCCTCCGAGGTCGACGACCAGAACACGCTGAAGATGGCCCGCGAGATGGCCCGCAAGATTGAGGATGAGATGGAGTATCCCGGCGAGATCAAGGTGACGTTGCTGCGTGAGGTGCGTGCAACGGAATACGCCCGCTAG